The window TCGGAGGCTTCATCCAGCGAGCGCGCTTCGGCCAGCGCCAACTGCTCGCGGCGCAGACGGCGCTTGGCGCGCAGCAGTTCGCTGCCTTTGGAGAACAGAATGGTCCAGGTCACGATCGAGGCCAGCACCAGGCCGATCATTACCGCTTTCACCACCGCGTCGGCGTGCTGGTACATGCCCCAAACGGACAGGTCCATGCCGCGGGTTTCCGGTGGCTGGATCGTTGGCGCCGGGTTCACCGGCGTGATGCTCTCCGGCGCGGCGGCTGCCGCAGGTGCAGGCGCGGTGGTCGGCGCAACGCTTTCGGCAACGGCCGGATTGCTCGCCGGCGCGGCCTGCGCGCTGCCGGCCAGCCCCACGACCAGCACCATAGAAGCCATCAGGCTGCGGCCGAAGGCCTTGCCCCACTGCGCCCGGCCCTGGCCGAACGATCCTTGATTTAAATTCTTGCCAGCCGTTTTCACGCTGTGCCTCCACCCATTACCGATCAAAATTAAGGAATAATTCAGCGTGCGATCATATCAAACCAACCGGGGATTGATAGTAGTTCTCATTATTATTTACCAAATAAACGAGAAAATTTTAGCCATCCCCGCCACAAAGCGCCAATCTGCGTCCGTTCACCGCCAAATACCCCTTTTATAGGGTTATTTCGTTACTTTTCTCCCACAACGACGCAACAACGCCGCGCTGCCGAACGGCGTCTTGACCGATGAATGGGCTTCTCTCTCGCACCACGGCAGAAGGATGAGGCGAGAAATGCGCGCCCGACAGACAATTATAGCCGTTTCTATATCTGGAAGTTAAAACGTCTGGATGGCTATATTAACTCATGTTAACGTAAGGGCTATCGCAAACGGGCACGTGCAGAGCAACCAGAGGTGAGCCAGGTACCATGACGTCAAAACATATCGAAACCACGCTGATCGGCGCCGGCCGCAGCCAGCGTTACACCCAGGGCTCCGTCAATCCCGTCACGCAACGCGCCTCTTCTTTGGTCTTCGACTCCGTCGCTGCCAAAAAACACGCCACCGCGCAACGCGCCCACGGCGAGCTGTTTTACGGCCGACGCGGCACCCTGACCCACTTCGCCCTGCAGGATGCAATGGTGGAGCTGGAGGGCGGCGCCGGCTGCGTGCTGTACCCCTGCGGCGCGGCGGCGGTGGCCAATGCGATTCTGTCGTTCGTCGGCGCCGGCGATCACCTGCTGGTCACTGGTTCGGCGTACGAACCGACCCAGGATTTCTGCACCCATATCCTCGGCCGCATGAACGTCAGCACCACCTATTTCGATCCGCTGATCGGCGCCGATATCGCCACGTTGATCCAACCCAACACCCGCGTGGTGTTCCTGGAATCCCCCGGCTCCATCACCCTGGAAGTGCAGGACATTCCGGCGATGGTGCAGGCCATTCGCGCCGTGGCGCCGGAGGTGGTGATCATGATCGACAATACCTGGGCGGCGGGCGTGCTGTTCAAGGCGTTGGATTTCGACATCGATATCTCCATTCAGGCCGGCACCAAATACCTGATCGGCCATTCCGATTACATGCTCGGCACCGCCGTCGCCAACGCGCGCTGTTGGGAGCAACTGCGCGAGTACTCCTATCTGATGGGGCAGATGGTGGATGCCGACACCGCCTACATGGCGAGCCGCGGCCTGCGTACCCTGAGCGTGCGCCTGAAGCAGCACGAACGCAGCAGCATTGAGGTCGCCAACTGGCTGGCCGAACGGCCGGAGGTGGCGACGGTCAATCACCCGGCCCTGCCCAGTTGCAAAGGCCACGAGTTCTACCGCCGCGACTTCAGCGGCTGCAACGGGCTGTTCTCCTTCGTGCTGAAAGAGCGGCTGGATGAGGCGCAGTTGGCCGCCTACCTGGACAACTTCAGCCACTTCAGCATGGCCTACTCCTGGGGCGGCTTCGAGTCGCTGATCCTGGCCAACCAGCCGGAAGAACTGGAAGCGATCCGCCCGGCGGGCGGCGTCGATTTTTCCGGCACGCTGGTGCGGTTGCATATCGGTCTGGAGAACGTCGAAGACCTGATCGCCGATCTGGCGGCCGGCTTCGATCGCCTCAACGGCGTGCGCTAAGGCGGATTCCGATAATTTTCTTCGTCTCGTTTAATGTCGGCTTAAGCTATTAGCGGTACACTAACCGGGTAACTGTCAGATACGGTAACCGCCGCATCCTGGAGAACGTGACCCCGGGCGCAACCGGCATGCAACAGGACATAAAATGGATGTATTACGAGAGATTATTCATGCGCTTTGGCAGCAGGACTTCATCGCCCTCGCCGATCCAAGCGTAATTTGGGTGGTTTACGCCGTACTTTTCACCACTCTGTTTTTGGAAAACGGACTGCTGCCCGCCTCCTTCCTTCCCGGTGACAGCCTGCTGCTGCTGTCGGGCGCGCTGATCGCCAAAGGCGTGATGGGCTTTGCCCCCACTCTGCTGATACTGACCGCCGCCGCCGGGCTCGGCTGCTGGCTGAGCTATATCCAGGGCCGCTGGCTGGGCCACACCGGCCTGGTGAAGAGCTGGCTGCTGCAACTGCCGGCACAGTACCACCAGCGCGCGCACAACCTGTTCAACCGCCACGGGCTGACGGCGCTGCTGATCGGCCGCTTCCTCGGTTTCGTACGCACCCTGCTGCCGACCATGGCCGGCATTTCCGGGCTCAACAGCTCGCGCTTCCAGGTGTTCAACTGGCTGAGCGCGGCGATCTGGGTCTGCGCGCTGGTCGGCCTCGGCTACGCGTTCAGCCAAATCCCTCTGGTGAAACGCTATGAAAGCCAGGTGATGACCGGCCTGATGCTGCTGCCGCTGCTGCTGCTGTTCGTCGGCCTGCTGGGCGCCATGCTGGTGATCTGGCGTAAAAAACGCGCCGCCTCTTCCTGAACTGGGCGCGCTACAGCGCCTTCTCGACCAACGCCAGACTGGCAGGCAGTTTGTTCACCAGCGTATCCACCGCCAGCCGCACCTTCAGCGGCAGGTGAGGCGTGTGCGGCCACACCGCATGCGCTTCAAAGGCGGCGCCCGGCCGATCGCGCAGCAAGCGCACCAGCGCCCCGCTCAACAACTGCTCACGCACCAGCCAGCACGGCAGCCAGGCAATGCCGAAACCCGCCGTCGCCGCATCCGCAATCGCCTGCAGGTCGTCCATTTGCAGCCGGTTATTCGGCATCACGTCCTGCGGCTTGCCGTCGCTATCCAATACCAACCAGCTGCGCCGCGCGCCGGCGCGCATATAGGTCACCGCCTCATGCTGCGCCAGTTGCTCGATGCTGTGCGGTTCGCCGCACCGCTGCAGATAGGCCGGCGAGGCGCACAGCGCCATGCGGTGATCGCCGATGCGGCGCGCCACCAAGCCGCTGCTGTTGGCCAGCGTACCGTTGCGAATCGCCATATCGAAGCCGTCCTCAATCAGGTCCACCACCCGATCGCTGAACGACAGCTCCAGCTCCAACCCAGGATGCTCGCGCGTCAGTTCGGTCAGCAGCGGCGCAATGCACATGCGGCCAAACAGCACCGGCATCGACACCCGCAGCCGGCCGCTGACCTGTCGTTTCCCCGACTCCAGCAGCGTTTCCGCGCCACGGATCTCCTCCAGCGCCCGCAGGCAGCGCTCATAAAACAGCGCACCGTCGTCGGTCAGGCTCTGGCTGCGCGTGGTGCGATGAAACAGCCGCACCCCCAGCCGCTGTTCCAGCCGGGCGATGGTTTTGCCGACCGCCGAACGCGAAAGATGCAGCCGACTGGCCGCCAACGCAAAACTGCCCGCCTCCACGGCGGTAACGAATACCGAAATGCCGCTCAACCGATCGCTCATGATTTGTCGCCCTGAAAGAAACAATCTGCGGAAATCTTATCGCCACTGGCGAACCTTCATCAACGATATTATCGACAGGTCGTTAATCGCAGACTTTGGAGAACATCATGACCAATACAATGCAACGCTGGACGATGAGCGCCCTGGGGCGTGAGCACCTGCAGCTGACCACCGACGCGATCCCGCAGCCGGGGCCGCGCGAGATCAGAGTGAAAGTGAAGGCTATCTCACTCAATTACCGTGACAAACTGATGATAGAAAGCGGCATGGGGCTCACGCTGCCGCAGCCGTTCACGCCCGCCTCGGACATGGCCGGCGAGGTCGATGCCATCGGCCCCGGCGTCAGCCGCTTTCAGCCCGGCGCGCGCGTCATTTCCACCTTCAGCCCCGGTTGGCTCGACGGCGAGCAAAAACCCTACGGCGATGCGCGCCGGGTGCCTTATCACACCCTCGGCGGTTTTTATCAGGGCGTGCTGGCGGAATACGTGATAGTGCATGAAGATTGGCTGGTGGCGGCGCCGGCGTCGCTGGACGATGTTCAGGCCAGCACCTTGCCGTGCGCCGGGCTGACCGCCTGGTTCGCACTGGTGGAGCAAGGCAGACTGCGCGCCGGCGACTCGGTATTGGTGCAAGGCACCGGCGGCGTGGCGCTGTTCGCGCTGCAGATCGCCAAAGCGCACGGCGCCGAGGTGTACGTCACTTCCGGCAGCGACGAAAAATTGGCGCGCGCCAAGGCGCTGGGCGCCGACCGCGGCATCAATCGCCTGCATGGCGACTGGGTGGAGAAGGTCTATCAGCTGACCCAGGATCGCGGCATCGACCATGTGGTGGATACCGTGGGCGGCACCAACCTCGGCAACTCGGTGCGCGCCGTGGCGGTGGGAGGACGCATCTCGGTAATAGGCATCCTGGAAGGCAACGAAATTTCCGCCCCCGCCGGCCCGCTGCTATTAAAATCCGCAGTGATTCAGGGCATCGGCGTCGGCCACCGCCGCGCGCTGGAAGACCTGGTGCGCGCCGTGGACGCCGTCAACCTGCAGCCGGTGATCGACCAGGTATACCGCTTCGATCAGCTGCCGCAGGCGCTGGATCACCTCGATCGCGGGCCATTCGGCAAGATCGTCTTAACCCCATAAACGCGGCTCAGCCCTCCAGCAACAGCGGGTTGGCCTCGCGCAGCCGGGCGACTTCATCGCTCGGCGTCATGCCGAACAGCCGTTTGAACTCGCGGCTGAACTGCGACGCGCTTTCGTAGCCGACGCGGATCGCCGCCGTGCTGGCCTTCAGACCGTCATGAACCATCAACAGGCGCGCCTTATGCAGCCGGTACGACTTCACGTACTGCAGCGGCGAGGTGTTGGTCACCGCCTTGAAGTTGTGGTGGAACGCCGAGACGCTCATGTTGACCTCGCTGGCCAACTGCTCGACGTTGATGCTGTCGGCATACTGATGTTCGATACGCCGCAGCGCCTTGGCGATCTGGCTGAAGTGGGTATGCCGATTGACCAACTCCTGCAGCGACGCGCCGCAGGCGCCGCGCAGCACATAATAGAGAATCTCCCGTACGATCTGCGGCCCAAGCACCCGGGCGTCGAGCGGATTGGCCATCACGTCGAGCAGACGCTCGGTGGCGCACAGCAACTCTTCCGTCATTTCCGCCAGGTTCACCCCGTTGCTCTCCGCGCGCGGTTGCATCAGGTAGTCGTCATCGCCGATGTCGATCAGCAAGTCCTGCAGCATTTGGGTATCGATATTGACCGCCAACCCAACCAGCGGCAGTTCCGGGCTGGCGAAGGTTTCGCATTCAAACGGCAGCGGCACCGTCATCAGCAGGTAGTTGCGCGGATCGTATTGGAACTTCTTATTGCCGCAATAGCCGACCTTGTGCCCCTGAAAAACAATGACGATCCCCGGTTCATACATCACCGGCTGACGCGGGCTGTGGCGATCGACATACAAAATCTTCACCCGCGGCACCGGCGACGGCGTGTAGCCGTTGCCGCTGGCGATAGCCATCGCCTGGCGCGCCATGCGGCTGCGCAGCGCATCGATTTCAATCACGGAAACACCCTCTTACAGTCAGAACGATTCGGCATAAATCATAATTTAAAACTCGCCATTTCTACAGCCAGTTGTAGAAATAGGCAAGAACCAAACAGGAATGTGCATTGTGCGTTGCCGCCCGGTTCCTGACAATACGGGCCAGATACTTTTGCGCCACTTTGGCGCCCGCCTGACAGAAAGAGAGAAATCAACCATGCACAACTTCATTCTGCATACCCCAACCAAAATCCTGTTCGGCAAGGACCAAATTGCCGACGTGGCCGGCCAAATCCCGGCGGACGCGCGCATCCTGATCACCTACGGTGGCGGCAGCGTAAAGAAAAACGGCGTGCTGGATCAGGTGCATAGTGCGCTGGCCGGCCGCGACGTGCGGGAGTTTTCCGGCATCGAGCCTAACCCGACCTACGAAACGCTGATGAAAGCGGTCGAGGTGGTGAAAGCGGAAAACATCGATTTCCTGCTGGCGGTCGGCGGCGGTTCGGTGGTTGACGGCACCAAGTTCATCGCCGCCGCCGCCCGTTATACGGCCAGCAACGACGCCTGGCACATTCTGCAGACCGTCGGCAGCCACATCGCCGACGCGGTGCCGATGGGCTGCGTGCTGACGCTGCCGGCCACCGGCTCCGAGTCCAACAGCGGCGCGGTGATCACCCGCAAAAGCAGCGGCGACAAGCAGCACTTCTTCTCTCCGCTGGTGCAGCCGCGCTTCGCCGTACTGGATCCGGTGGTGACCTACTCGCTGCCGCCCCGCCAGATCGCCAACGGCGTGGTCGACGCCTTCGTGCACACCCTGGAGCAGTATCTGACCTACCCGGTCGACGCCAAGGTGCAGGATCGCTTCGCCGAAGGCCTGCTGTTGACCCTGCTGGAAGACGGCCCGCGCGCGCTGGCCGAGCCGGAGAACTATGCGGTGCGCGCCAACGTGATGTGGAGCGCCACCATGGCGCTGAACGGCCTGATCGGCGCCGGCGTGCCGCAGGACTGGGCGACCCACATGCTGGGCCACGAGCTGACCGCCATGCACGATCTCGACCACGCGCAAACGCTGGCCATCGTGCTGCCGGCGCTGCTG of the Serratia marcescens subsp. marcescens ATCC 13880 genome contains:
- a CDS encoding DedA family protein; protein product: MDVLREIIHALWQQDFIALADPSVIWVVYAVLFTTLFLENGLLPASFLPGDSLLLLSGALIAKGVMGFAPTLLILTAAAGLGCWLSYIQGRWLGHTGLVKSWLLQLPAQYHQRAHNLFNRHGLTALLIGRFLGFVRTLLPTMAGISGLNSSRFQVFNWLSAAIWVCALVGLGYAFSQIPLVKRYESQVMTGLMLLPLLLLFVGLLGAMLVIWRKKRAASS
- a CDS encoding LysR family transcriptional regulator — its product is MSDRLSGISVFVTAVEAGSFALAASRLHLSRSAVGKTIARLEQRLGVRLFHRTTRSQSLTDDGALFYERCLRALEEIRGAETLLESGKRQVSGRLRVSMPVLFGRMCIAPLLTELTREHPGLELELSFSDRVVDLIEDGFDMAIRNGTLANSSGLVARRIGDHRMALCASPAYLQRCGEPHSIEQLAQHEAVTYMRAGARRSWLVLDSDGKPQDVMPNNRLQMDDLQAIADAATAGFGIAWLPCWLVREQLLSGALVRLLRDRPGAAFEAHAVWPHTPHLPLKVRLAVDTLVNKLPASLALVEKAL
- the metC gene encoding cystathionine beta-lyase — encoded protein: MTSKHIETTLIGAGRSQRYTQGSVNPVTQRASSLVFDSVAAKKHATAQRAHGELFYGRRGTLTHFALQDAMVELEGGAGCVLYPCGAAAVANAILSFVGAGDHLLVTGSAYEPTQDFCTHILGRMNVSTTYFDPLIGADIATLIQPNTRVVFLESPGSITLEVQDIPAMVQAIRAVAPEVVIMIDNTWAAGVLFKALDFDIDISIQAGTKYLIGHSDYMLGTAVANARCWEQLREYSYLMGQMVDADTAYMASRGLRTLSVRLKQHERSSIEVANWLAERPEVATVNHPALPSCKGHEFYRRDFSGCNGLFSFVLKERLDEAQLAAYLDNFSHFSMAYSWGGFESLILANQPEELEAIRPAGGVDFSGTLVRLHIGLENVEDLIADLAAGFDRLNGVR
- a CDS encoding zinc-dependent alcohol dehydrogenase family protein, which translates into the protein MTNTMQRWTMSALGREHLQLTTDAIPQPGPREIRVKVKAISLNYRDKLMIESGMGLTLPQPFTPASDMAGEVDAIGPGVSRFQPGARVISTFSPGWLDGEQKPYGDARRVPYHTLGGFYQGVLAEYVIVHEDWLVAAPASLDDVQASTLPCAGLTAWFALVEQGRLRAGDSVLVQGTGGVALFALQIAKAHGAEVYVTSGSDEKLARAKALGADRGINRLHGDWVEKVYQLTQDRGIDHVVDTVGGTNLGNSVRAVAVGGRISVIGILEGNEISAPAGPLLLKSAVIQGIGVGHRRALEDLVRAVDAVNLQPVIDQVYRFDQLPQALDHLDRGPFGKIVLTP
- the yqhD gene encoding alcohol dehydrogenase, with amino-acid sequence MHNFILHTPTKILFGKDQIADVAGQIPADARILITYGGGSVKKNGVLDQVHSALAGRDVREFSGIEPNPTYETLMKAVEVVKAENIDFLLAVGGGSVVDGTKFIAAAARYTASNDAWHILQTVGSHIADAVPMGCVLTLPATGSESNSGAVITRKSSGDKQHFFSPLVQPRFAVLDPVVTYSLPPRQIANGVVDAFVHTLEQYLTYPVDAKVQDRFAEGLLLTLLEDGPRALAEPENYAVRANVMWSATMALNGLIGAGVPQDWATHMLGHELTAMHDLDHAQTLAIVLPALLHEKKAQKREKLLQYAERVWGLREGSEDSRIDGAIAATRAFFEQMGVPTRMADYQLDGSSIPALLDKLHQHGMTALGEHQDITLDVSRRIYEAAR
- a CDS encoding AraC family transcriptional regulator, with amino-acid sequence MARQAMAIASGNGYTPSPVPRVKILYVDRHSPRQPVMYEPGIVIVFQGHKVGYCGNKKFQYDPRNYLLMTVPLPFECETFASPELPLVGLAVNIDTQMLQDLLIDIGDDDYLMQPRAESNGVNLAEMTEELLCATERLLDVMANPLDARVLGPQIVREILYYVLRGACGASLQELVNRHTHFSQIAKALRRIEHQYADSINVEQLASEVNMSVSAFHHNFKAVTNTSPLQYVKSYRLHKARLLMVHDGLKASTAAIRVGYESASQFSREFKRLFGMTPSDEVARLREANPLLLEG